A portion of the Sphingobacterium spiritivorum genome contains these proteins:
- the rplS gene encoding 50S ribosomal protein L19, with product MDLVKFVEEQAVTKNEIPAFKAGDTISVHYKIREGNKERVQVYQGVVIQLNSEGTNATFTVRKISNGIGVERIFPVNSPNIDQIVVNSYGKVRRAKLFYLRDRTGKAARIKTRRV from the coding sequence ATGGATTTAGTAAAATTTGTAGAAGAACAAGCGGTTACGAAAAACGAAATTCCCGCTTTCAAAGCAGGAGATACCATCAGCGTTCATTATAAAATTCGCGAAGGAAACAAAGAGCGTGTGCAAGTGTACCAAGGTGTGGTGATCCAATTAAACAGCGAAGGTACTAATGCAACTTTCACCGTACGTAAAATCTCTAACGGTATTGGTGTTGAGCGTATTTTCCCTGTAAATTCCCCTAACATTGACCAAATTGTAGTAAATAGCTACGGTAAAGTTCGTCGTGCGAAATTATTTTATTTACGCGATCGTACTGGTAAAGCTGCTCGTATCAAAACAAGACGAGTATAA
- a CDS encoding SMI1/KNR4 family protein produces the protein MIEEIKSNLRRYHELIEKFVDKNQLSAEQKNAIFKSLNPPLDEDIISDFEHNNNVQLPVEYKLFLTEIGNGTGSTWDDAGIGPDLGILKVTFDKEHCFIFDDTITDLENTFQFEEEYNVENWEYLYKKFTNWFEKYTSEFKNDLFQLREPTNEEFEKFIAINGENPRNEYYEKIEVNGVLPICGIGCGEYYFIVISGNCKGEIWIDFRDNWGGVAPVLDKNGNRQKFDAWYNEWLTLEIEELQNRL, from the coding sequence TTGATTGAAGAAATTAAATCTAACTTAAGACGTTATCATGAACTAATTGAAAAGTTTGTTGATAAAAATCAATTATCTGCTGAACAAAAGAATGCAATTTTTAAGTCTCTAAACCCGCCTCTTGACGAAGATATAATTAGTGACTTCGAGCACAACAATAATGTGCAGCTACCGGTTGAATATAAACTTTTTCTTACTGAAATTGGAAATGGAACCGGAAGCACTTGGGATGATGCCGGAATTGGGCCGGATCTCGGAATTTTAAAAGTGACATTTGACAAAGAACATTGTTTTATTTTTGATGACACCATAACAGACCTGGAAAATACATTTCAATTTGAAGAGGAATATAACGTAGAAAACTGGGAATATTTGTATAAGAAATTCACCAACTGGTTTGAAAAGTATACCAGCGAGTTTAAAAATGATCTTTTTCAACTAAGGGAGCCAACTAACGAGGAATTTGAAAAATTTATAGCCATAAACGGAGAGAATCCCCGAAATGAATACTATGAAAAAATTGAAGTAAATGGAGTTTTACCCATTTGTGGAATTGGTTGCGGAGAATACTATTTCATTGTAATATCCGGAAATTGTAAAGGTGAGATCTGGATTGATTTTCGCGATAATTGGGGAGGAGTTGCTCCCGTTTTAGATAAAAACGGGAACAGACAAAAATTTGACGCCTGGTATAATGAATGGCTAACGCTGGAAATTGAAGAACTGCAAAACAGACTCTGA
- a CDS encoding carbohydrate-binding family 9-like protein — translation MKNILLSTICTLLLVSPCSGQQNTAQFEALQSIPQTYAVVKTEKPVEIDGKASEQDWQNTAWTNLFVDIQGKQLPDPTYKTQVKMLWDDEYLYVYAQMEEPHIWGNLEKHDEIIYHNNDFEIFIKPNIHQSEYYEIEVNVLNTIFDLLLSKPYRFGGNALVHWDVKGLRSAVHNEGTVNNPDNTDKYWAVEMAIPFESLRAYGPGNAPKPKDYWQINFSRVQWQHEIQNGKYSRKLKNNKRIEEDNWVWSPIGVINMHYPERWGYIQFVTEQQDTVPELPPYYAISKLSWNIHYLQKLYFDKNKVYTSKLSHLPSYTTHIQPYLKTYDVELLTNSQKNYYSLLLRSKSNPRQTATVDSKGNFDTNP, via the coding sequence ATGAAAAACATTCTGCTATCGACTATTTGTACACTGTTATTGGTTTCCCCCTGTTCCGGTCAACAAAATACAGCCCAGTTCGAGGCCTTGCAAAGCATACCTCAGACCTATGCTGTAGTAAAAACGGAAAAGCCGGTAGAAATTGACGGAAAAGCCAGCGAACAAGACTGGCAGAATACAGCCTGGACAAATCTTTTTGTCGATATACAGGGAAAACAGCTTCCGGATCCGACCTATAAGACACAGGTCAAGATGCTCTGGGATGACGAATACCTGTATGTATATGCACAGATGGAAGAGCCGCACATATGGGGTAATCTCGAGAAGCATGACGAGATTATATACCACAACAATGACTTTGAGATCTTTATCAAACCTAATATCCACCAAAGTGAATATTATGAAATAGAGGTCAATGTACTCAATACCATCTTTGACCTGTTGCTATCGAAGCCCTACCGTTTTGGCGGAAATGCACTCGTACACTGGGATGTTAAAGGATTGCGTTCGGCTGTCCACAACGAAGGAACAGTCAATAATCCGGATAATACAGACAAGTACTGGGCCGTAGAAATGGCTATTCCGTTTGAATCCTTACGGGCTTACGGGCCGGGCAATGCCCCTAAGCCAAAAGATTACTGGCAGATCAATTTTTCACGTGTGCAGTGGCAACATGAAATCCAGAACGGAAAATACAGCAGAAAATTAAAAAACAATAAACGCATAGAAGAAGACAACTGGGTATGGTCTCCGATAGGAGTCATCAATATGCACTATCCGGAACGCTGGGGCTATATCCAGTTTGTAACCGAGCAACAGGATACCGTACCGGAACTGCCTCCTTATTATGCGATATCCAAACTGAGCTGGAATATCCATTATTTACAAAAACTGTATTTTGACAAGAATAAGGTCTATACGTCCAAACTAAGTCATCTGCCCTCCTATACGACACATATTCAGCCGTATCTGAAAACCTATGACGTTGAACTGTTGACGAATTCGCAAAAAAACTATTATAGCCTGCTCCTGCGCAGCAAGTCCAATCCCAGACAGACTGCTACAGTAGACAGCAAGGGAAATTTTGATACTAATCCATAA
- a CDS encoding family 10 glycosylhydrolase yields the protein MSNRRNFLKLAAGSVAALSLKPADVIAGISSQHSFNFDYWFWVRPNEKDTSATLKERYKSWKDAGVVGLLFENYSEKHFAIAKEQGLQTHRWMWTMNRGEKELLQAHPEWYAVSRSGKSCATDPAYVNYYRFLCPSHPDVPKYLEDKAREQLEKKDVDGLHLDYIRYPDVVLPVNLWQNYKLDQSSELPDYDFCYSKFSKDAFKKETGIDIDKLEYPAQSLSWRSFRYRQINNVVNRIAEVAKEYHKPLTAAVFPTPDLAKRIVRQDWTNWNLSAVFPMIYHGFYREPVSWIGEAVSEGVHTLHKKFPLYAGLYLPDFKDVHELETAIQLAKENGAAGVSLFGESEINADVLKAIKKIKFG from the coding sequence ATGAGTAACAGAAGAAATTTTTTAAAACTGGCTGCCGGAAGTGTTGCAGCGCTAAGTCTCAAACCTGCGGATGTGATAGCCGGAATATCGTCACAGCATTCTTTCAATTTTGATTATTGGTTCTGGGTAAGACCCAATGAAAAAGATACCTCTGCCACATTAAAAGAAAGATATAAGTCATGGAAAGATGCAGGAGTAGTCGGACTGCTTTTCGAGAATTATTCAGAAAAACATTTTGCCATAGCGAAAGAGCAGGGACTGCAGACCCATCGCTGGATGTGGACCATGAACAGAGGAGAGAAAGAATTACTGCAGGCTCATCCCGAATGGTACGCAGTTTCCAGATCGGGGAAATCATGCGCTACAGACCCTGCTTATGTCAATTACTACCGCTTCCTCTGCCCCTCCCATCCGGATGTTCCCAAATACCTGGAGGACAAGGCCAGGGAGCAACTGGAGAAAAAAGATGTAGACGGTCTGCACCTGGACTATATCCGCTATCCGGATGTGGTACTGCCGGTCAACCTTTGGCAGAACTATAAACTGGATCAAAGCAGCGAACTGCCGGACTATGACTTCTGTTACAGCAAATTCAGCAAAGATGCTTTCAAAAAAGAAACAGGAATCGACATCGATAAACTGGAATATCCGGCACAAAGCCTTTCCTGGCGCAGCTTTCGTTACCGCCAGATCAATAATGTCGTAAACCGTATCGCTGAAGTCGCTAAAGAATACCATAAACCCCTGACTGCAGCCGTATTCCCTACCCCGGACTTGGCCAAACGCATCGTGCGTCAGGACTGGACCAACTGGAATCTGTCTGCTGTCTTTCCGATGATCTATCACGGATTTTACAGGGAGCCGGTATCTTGGATCGGCGAAGCTGTATCAGAAGGTGTCCATACACTGCATAAAAAGTTTCCGCTGTATGCAGGTCTCTATTTACCGGATTTCAAAGATGTACACGAACTGGAAACCGCTATTCAGCTGGCGAAAGAAAACGGTGCCGCAGGAGTGTCCTTATTCGGTGAATCCGAAATTAATGCCGACGTACTCAAAGCCATTAAAAAAATAAAATTCGGGTAA
- a CDS encoding Fic family protein, whose amino-acid sequence MATPRERFVEALKFLQDLQDKGITGIHTDDMPNRKYREILSKNGFIREVAKGWYISTSPEEKDGETTAWYSSYWDFITVFLERRYGNNWCLSADQSLLLHAGNQSVPQQLLVRSPKGNNNPTSFPHNTSLFNIRGELPSTDQLIVTPNGIRIYTLQSALIYSSPITYTRYAIDARTALSLIRDASEVLPILLEKGHTTLAGRLAGAFRNIDREKIADQIMDTFKQADYDIREEDPFESKLDLKLPVRERSPYANRIRLMWIQMREIVIKHFPPLPGIPADHDTFIKNIDDIYMTDAYHSLSIERYLVTPELIAKVSSGEWSVKENEEDRKQRDAMAARGYYQAFLSVKESIKAILLGKNAGRQVDMDHSKWYRELFDPSVTAGLLTASDLAGYRNHQVYIGNSKHVPLNVDAMRDAMPILFELLEEEPEASVRALLGHFIFVFIHPYMDGNGRIGRFMMNVMLASGGYPWTVIPVERRDEYMQALEKASVEQDITPFAVLVGYLVNEAMKGKAVAKLPV is encoded by the coding sequence ATGGCAACACCACGCGAACGATTTGTAGAAGCTCTAAAATTCTTACAGGATTTACAGGACAAAGGTATTACAGGTATTCATACTGATGATATGCCAAATCGGAAATATCGTGAGATACTTTCGAAAAATGGCTTTATAAGAGAAGTAGCAAAAGGATGGTATATATCCACTAGTCCGGAAGAAAAGGATGGGGAAACGACTGCCTGGTATAGCTCTTATTGGGATTTTATTACTGTATTTCTGGAAAGAAGGTATGGTAATAATTGGTGTCTCTCCGCCGATCAGTCGCTATTATTACATGCAGGAAATCAGTCGGTACCACAGCAATTGCTTGTCCGTTCGCCTAAAGGAAACAATAACCCTACATCATTCCCGCATAACACTTCATTGTTCAATATACGTGGAGAACTACCATCGACAGATCAGCTCATTGTAACTCCAAATGGTATCCGGATATACACCCTACAATCAGCATTGATCTACAGTTCTCCCATTACATATACCCGTTACGCCATTGATGCTCGTACAGCACTGTCACTTATCCGGGATGCTTCTGAGGTTTTACCTATACTGCTAGAGAAGGGGCATACTACTTTGGCCGGACGACTTGCTGGAGCTTTCCGGAATATTGACAGAGAAAAGATAGCTGATCAAATCATGGATACCTTTAAGCAGGCGGACTATGATATCCGCGAAGAAGATCCTTTTGAGAGCAAACTGGACCTCAAGTTACCTGTCCGCGAGCGCTCGCCTTATGCCAATCGTATACGTCTGATGTGGATACAAATGCGTGAAATTGTGATCAAACACTTTCCTCCTTTACCTGGCATTCCTGCCGACCACGATACGTTTATAAAAAACATAGATGACATCTATATGACAGATGCCTACCATTCATTATCGATTGAGCGTTACCTCGTAACGCCCGAACTTATTGCCAAGGTCAGTTCAGGAGAATGGAGTGTTAAGGAAAATGAAGAAGACCGCAAACAACGTGATGCGATGGCTGCCAGAGGTTATTATCAGGCTTTTCTATCGGTAAAAGAGAGTATAAAAGCTATATTACTAGGAAAAAATGCCGGCAGACAGGTAGATATGGATCATTCAAAATGGTACAGAGAATTGTTTGACCCAAGTGTAACTGCCGGACTCCTCACAGCCTCTGATCTGGCTGGATATCGTAACCATCAGGTATATATAGGAAATTCCAAACATGTACCGCTTAACGTAGATGCGATGAGAGATGCAATGCCCATATTATTTGAATTGCTGGAAGAAGAACCCGAAGCTTCAGTAAGAGCCCTTTTAGGGCATTTCATATTTGTATTCATTCATCCTTACATGGACGGCAATGGACGTATAGGACGGTTCATGATGAATGTTATGCTGGCTTCTGGCGGTTATCCATGGACAGTGATACCCGTCGAACGGAGAGATGAATATATGCAAGCACTTGAAAAAGCAAGTGTAGAGCAGGATATTACTCCATTTGCCGTTTTAGTTGGCTACTTGGTGAATGAGGCAATGAAAGGAAAAGCTGTAGCTAAGTTACCAGTATAG
- a CDS encoding IPT/TIG domain-containing protein, whose product MNCYLLTAYSFVVALFLSSCESKSELEQKAHDPNKPVVLTSFYPLEGGAKDKILLDGENFGSDPGKIKVYFNNAQASVISSSGDRIYAIVPRLPGDDPKISVVIGKDSVVYNNSFTYHIQAQVSTVTGTGDKNFLAGPLDQAHVYGKYLDMDAQGNLFMTWRDGGSFGIARINEKENIVTPLYSAASSPNPYANGVTVDRATGIMTVSHESVAEVFFSFDPREAWILRQRNAQFSAADYGSIVQADRYANFVTFCPYDGHLYTRFRDGKVAKINPVTYAATIVHQGPYGSQYGQAINPAKPWELYITLHSNASPNTFAQGISVLDLRDPNGTGGFKRVNAPGGSGFRDGPVSDAIFNFPKDIKFDKAGNMFIADYGNHCIRMLSADGIVSTVAGQPTKAGYKDGGPVESQFNQPWGVAVNDQGDIYIADWNNARIRKLVIE is encoded by the coding sequence ATGAACTGCTACCTATTAACCGCTTATTCTTTTGTAGTTGCCCTGTTTTTGAGCAGCTGTGAAAGTAAAAGTGAGCTTGAGCAAAAAGCTCATGACCCGAATAAACCTGTCGTCCTGACAAGTTTTTATCCTCTGGAAGGTGGGGCAAAGGACAAAATTCTGTTGGATGGTGAAAACTTCGGGTCGGATCCGGGTAAGATCAAAGTGTATTTTAACAATGCACAGGCTTCCGTTATTTCTTCCAGTGGAGATCGTATTTATGCCATTGTACCGAGGTTGCCGGGAGATGATCCTAAAATCTCTGTTGTTATCGGTAAAGATTCAGTTGTGTACAACAACTCCTTTACTTATCATATTCAGGCGCAGGTCAGTACAGTCACCGGGACAGGTGACAAGAACTTTTTAGCCGGACCGCTTGACCAGGCTCACGTATATGGCAAGTACCTGGATATGGATGCGCAGGGCAACTTATTTATGACCTGGCGTGACGGAGGTTCATTTGGTATTGCACGTATCAATGAGAAGGAGAATATTGTGACACCTTTATATTCTGCCGCCTCTTCGCCTAATCCGTATGCCAATGGAGTGACTGTAGATCGTGCGACAGGTATTATGACCGTTTCGCATGAATCTGTAGCCGAGGTATTCTTCTCCTTTGATCCCCGGGAAGCCTGGATACTGCGTCAGCGTAATGCACAATTCTCTGCTGCTGATTACGGATCTATAGTGCAGGCTGACCGCTATGCTAACTTCGTGACCTTCTGTCCGTATGACGGACATCTGTATACCCGTTTTCGTGACGGGAAAGTTGCGAAAATAAATCCGGTTACTTATGCGGCGACTATTGTACATCAGGGGCCTTACGGTTCTCAGTACGGACAGGCGATCAATCCGGCTAAACCCTGGGAACTTTATATCACACTGCATTCCAACGCCAGTCCGAATACGTTTGCTCAGGGCATTTCGGTTTTGGATCTCCGGGATCCGAACGGTACAGGAGGCTTTAAACGTGTAAATGCACCAGGTGGTTCGGGATTCAGGGATGGTCCGGTATCAGACGCGATATTCAACTTTCCGAAAGACATCAAATTTGATAAAGCCGGAAATATGTTTATTGCTGACTATGGTAATCATTGTATCCGGATGTTATCTGCCGATGGTATAGTTTCTACAGTAGCCGGGCAACCTACAAAAGCCGGCTATAAAGATGGCGGCCCTGTCGAATCTCAGTTTAATCAACCCTGGGGAGTAGCAGTGAATGATCAGGGAGATATTTATATCGCCGATTGGAACAATGCACGCATCCGTAAACTAGTTATCGAATAA
- a CDS encoding YfbM family protein: MGMIANLLRVTTSELEAYLKDSSLLEDSIYNDEEDTENLVDIDKSWDGIIFLLTGQSLATAKHNLVRILFSGQIIDEEQDLGYGPAHYLTAEQVAELNGEISAITIADLKQRFNPEKMNELEIYPIIWDEGDDAFDYLADGFLTLQNVFAEATKNKEAIITIMN; encoded by the coding sequence ATGGGTATGATAGCAAATTTGCTTCGAGTGACAACGTCTGAACTTGAAGCGTATTTAAAAGATAGTTCATTATTAGAAGACAGCATTTATAATGATGAAGAAGACACGGAAAATCTGGTTGATATTGACAAGTCCTGGGATGGAATTATATTTTTACTAACCGGACAAAGTCTGGCTACTGCAAAACACAATCTGGTAAGAATTCTATTCAGCGGGCAAATTATTGACGAAGAGCAGGATTTAGGTTATGGTCCCGCTCATTATTTGACAGCAGAGCAGGTTGCTGAATTAAATGGTGAAATTTCGGCAATTACAATTGCTGATTTAAAACAAAGATTCAACCCTGAAAAAATGAACGAATTAGAAATTTATCCGATCATTTGGGACGAAGGGGATGATGCTTTTGATTATCTGGCTGATGGATTTTTGACATTACAAAATGTTTTTGCAGAGGCTACAAAAAATAAAGAGGCAATCATTACAATTATGAACTAA
- a CDS encoding potassium channel beta subunit family protein, which yields MEYRRMGKTGLQLSVLSFGSWVTFARQTDDQQNDRLMSVAYDAGINFFDNAEVYSNGLSEEMMGRILKQKDWDRSSYVVSSKAFFGWKGADKKPNQHGLSRKHLTEACHEALTRLQVEYLDLYYCHRPDKNVPIEEVVRTMNTLIQQGKILYWGTSEWSAAEIVEAHAAAGRLGLEAPAVEQPEYNLFNRQKMEADYLTIFKNLGMGTTIWSPLASGLLTGKYNNGIPEDSRLALEGYGWLKDRALAQDKLNRVEELGKLAVQLGVSLPTLAIAWCVRNPNVTTAILGATKESQLLENLKALEVLPLLTPEVLTQIDDIMQTKPFVSEY from the coding sequence ATGGAATATAGAAGAATGGGAAAGACGGGGCTCCAACTGAGTGTGCTTTCCTTCGGATCCTGGGTGACTTTTGCCCGTCAGACGGATGATCAGCAGAATGATCGCCTTATGTCTGTGGCTTATGATGCGGGGATCAATTTTTTTGATAATGCAGAGGTTTATTCCAACGGCTTGTCGGAGGAGATGATGGGACGTATCCTGAAGCAGAAGGATTGGGACCGTTCATCTTATGTCGTATCCAGCAAGGCTTTTTTTGGCTGGAAGGGTGCGGATAAAAAACCTAATCAGCATGGATTGAGCCGTAAGCATCTTACGGAGGCCTGCCATGAGGCGCTGACACGCCTGCAGGTGGAGTATCTGGATTTGTATTATTGCCATCGTCCGGATAAGAATGTGCCGATTGAAGAGGTGGTGCGTACTATGAATACGCTGATTCAGCAGGGTAAGATTCTGTATTGGGGTACGAGTGAGTGGTCTGCTGCGGAGATTGTAGAAGCACATGCTGCAGCAGGTAGACTGGGACTGGAAGCTCCTGCCGTCGAACAACCGGAGTATAACTTGTTTAACCGCCAGAAGATGGAGGCGGATTACCTGACTATCTTTAAGAATCTGGGTATGGGAACTACGATCTGGAGTCCGCTGGCTTCGGGTTTGCTAACCGGAAAGTATAATAACGGTATACCGGAAGATTCGCGTCTGGCACTGGAAGGCTATGGCTGGCTTAAAGACAGAGCACTGGCACAGGATAAACTGAACAGGGTAGAGGAGTTGGGTAAACTGGCGGTGCAGTTGGGTGTGTCGTTGCCTACATTGGCGATTGCCTGGTGTGTCCGCAATCCAAATGTCACTACGGCTATCTTAGGTGCGACCAAGGAGAGTCAGTTGCTGGAAAATCTGAAAGCACTGGAGGTATTGCCGTTACTGACACCGGAGGTGTTAACGCAGATCGACGATATTATGCAGACCAAGCCATTTGTATCCGAATATTAA
- a CDS encoding SusC/RagA family TonB-linked outer membrane protein, with protein MLPLYLCFSVTYAQQTQEQEQLTIAGNVVDDKGQPVSSVSIYVKDKPTGTTSTDAKGKFNIKAIYGDRLVFTSVGYETVEHLVVESTANLTITLPEKSTNIDEVVVVGLGAQQRKISSVGAITTVDVKQLQSPAPSIANLLGGRAAGVISMQTSGEPGANIADFWVRGIGTFGANAKALVLIDGLEGDLNTIDPADVESFSILKDASATAVYGVRGANGVVLVTTKRGTVDRIQITGRVNSTMSRLSRLPEYLRAYDYAQLANEASAVRGSEPLFNDTELGIIKNNLDPDMYPDISWQDEILNKNFWRQSYYASGRGGSEVARYFLSLGGNTETAAYKVDKNSIYSSNVGYNTYNYRLNLDLNLTKTTKVFLGSDGFLSDKKEPGIADTDFIWKTQSTLTPVSIPIQYSNGLLPGIGSGERSSPYVMINRTGSYNQQIYKGKVTLALDQDLKSLLEGLKVRAQGAYDIHSYFAERRWTQPALYEATGRNLDGSLIMAQKVQERPAAYLKGLRQYRKYHFESTLNYDRKFGEDHRTSALLYYYLSDAKDTDDATNNLTAIPVRYQGVSSRFTYGFRDTYLLDVNFGYTGSENFQPGRQYGFFPSIALGWVPTGYKFVQEAAPWLDYFKIRASYGTVGNDRITNAVRFPYLTKADIYESNVWGVGGIETITETRIGADNLAWERAIKSNVGIEGKLFNNKIDFVIDFFQDQRNGIFQPRVQVPDYVGVISNPYANVGRMKSSGADGNITYTTKINNDMTLTLRGNFTYSKNVVQNWEQAYLEYSYLEYNGYPYNSIRGYQSLGLFKDEDDIKYSPTQSFGAVLPGDIKYKDVNGDGVINSLDKVPLTHSNYPLTMYGFGGEFRYKNLSLGVLFKGTGKTSFFYVGQPMNYKGVIENTGMGYMPFFGGTEGNLISLVNDPANRWIPRDYALEHGIDLSLAENPNARFPRMQYGNNSNNSQLSTFWQGDARYIRLQEVTLSYNVSPNFLKRVGVKSMDLQFVGNNLYIWDNVKIFDPEQAAWGGRKYPIPSTYSVQAYINF; from the coding sequence ATGCTACCGCTATACCTGTGTTTTTCGGTTACGTATGCACAACAAACACAAGAACAAGAACAGCTAACGATTGCGGGGAATGTCGTTGATGACAAGGGACAGCCCGTATCCAGCGTATCGATTTATGTCAAGGATAAACCAACCGGGACGACTTCGACAGACGCAAAAGGTAAATTTAATATTAAAGCTATTTACGGGGACAGGCTTGTATTTACCAGTGTAGGGTATGAAACGGTAGAACATCTGGTGGTAGAGTCTACAGCCAATCTAACTATTACCTTACCGGAAAAGAGTACCAATATAGATGAAGTCGTGGTCGTTGGTCTGGGCGCTCAGCAGCGGAAAATCAGTTCCGTTGGAGCCATTACTACTGTAGATGTGAAACAATTGCAGAGTCCGGCACCCTCTATCGCCAACTTATTAGGCGGACGTGCTGCGGGTGTTATTTCAATGCAGACCTCCGGTGAACCCGGTGCGAATATCGCAGACTTCTGGGTACGGGGTATCGGTACTTTCGGGGCAAATGCGAAAGCACTTGTCCTGATAGACGGTCTTGAAGGGGATTTAAATACCATTGACCCGGCAGATGTGGAGAGCTTCTCGATTCTGAAAGATGCATCTGCCACTGCGGTATACGGGGTAAGGGGAGCCAACGGAGTCGTTTTAGTAACGACAAAGCGGGGTACTGTAGACCGTATTCAGATAACAGGACGTGTCAATTCGACGATGTCACGCCTTAGCCGTCTGCCCGAATATCTTCGTGCATACGATTACGCCCAGCTGGCAAATGAGGCTTCTGCAGTACGTGGTAGTGAACCACTATTTAACGATACGGAATTAGGTATTATAAAGAATAATCTGGATCCCGATATGTATCCGGACATCAGCTGGCAGGATGAAATCCTGAATAAAAATTTCTGGCGTCAGAGCTATTATGCTTCCGGCCGAGGAGGATCTGAAGTTGCACGGTATTTTCTGAGTCTGGGTGGAAATACAGAAACGGCAGCTTATAAAGTGGACAAAAATTCTATTTATAGTTCCAATGTCGGTTACAATACATACAATTACCGTCTTAATCTAGACCTTAACCTGACAAAGACGACTAAAGTATTTTTAGGTTCAGATGGATTTTTATCCGATAAGAAAGAGCCGGGTATAGCAGATACAGATTTTATCTGGAAAACGCAGTCCACACTTACACCTGTTTCTATTCCGATTCAATATTCCAACGGGTTATTACCGGGGATAGGTAGCGGTGAGCGCTCTTCTCCATATGTGATGATCAATCGTACAGGAAGTTACAATCAGCAGATTTACAAAGGAAAGGTAACACTTGCACTTGATCAGGATTTAAAAAGCCTGCTGGAAGGATTGAAAGTACGTGCACAGGGAGCTTATGATATTCACAGTTATTTTGCAGAGCGCAGATGGACACAGCCTGCACTGTATGAAGCGACAGGACGTAATCTGGATGGTTCATTAATAATGGCTCAAAAAGTACAGGAAAGACCTGCTGCTTACCTGAAAGGATTGAGACAGTACCGTAAATACCATTTTGAGTCTACTTTAAATTACGACCGGAAATTCGGGGAGGATCATCGTACCTCAGCATTGCTTTATTATTACCTGAGCGATGCCAAAGATACAGATGATGCTACGAATAATCTTACGGCAATCCCGGTGCGTTATCAGGGGGTGTCAAGCAGGTTTACTTATGGTTTCAGAGATACCTATTTGTTAGATGTTAACTTTGGTTATACCGGTTCAGAAAACTTTCAGCCGGGTCGCCAGTACGGTTTCTTTCCATCCATTGCATTGGGATGGGTGCCTACAGGATACAAATTTGTACAGGAAGCTGCGCCATGGCTAGATTACTTTAAAATCAGAGCTTCTTACGGTACAGTGGGTAATGACCGTATTACTAATGCCGTACGTTTTCCGTATCTGACAAAGGCTGATATCTACGAAAGCAATGTCTGGGGAGTCGGAGGTATTGAAACCATTACGGAAACCCGTATCGGTGCTGATAACCTGGCCTGGGAGCGTGCTATCAAATCTAACGTCGGTATAGAAGGAAAGCTTTTCAATAACAAGATCGATTTTGTGATTGATTTTTTCCAGGATCAGCGTAATGGTATTTTCCAGCCACGTGTACAGGTGCCGGATTATGTAGGGGTCATTTCCAATCCTTATGCAAATGTCGGCCGTATGAAAAGCTCCGGAGCGGATGGAAACATCACCTATACCACTAAGATCAATAACGATATGACGCTGACCCTTCGCGGTAATTTTACATATTCTAAAAACGTGGTGCAAAACTGGGAACAGGCTTATCTGGAATACTCTTATCTGGAGTATAACGGTTATCCGTACAACTCTATCCGCGGATATCAGTCTTTGGGTTTGTTCAAGGATGAGGATGATATCAAATATAGTCCTACCCAGAGTTTTGGAGCGGTTTTGCCCGGAGATATCAAGTATAAGGATGTAAATGGGGACGGTGTGATTAACTCTTTAGATAAAGTGCCATTGACCCACAGTAATTACCCGTTGACGATGTATGGCTTTGGGGGAGAGTTCCGTTATAAAAATCTTTCTCTGGGCGTACTTTTCAAGGGAACAGGTAAAACTTCTTTCTTCTATGTCGGTCAACCGATGAACTATAAAGGAGTGATTGAAAACACAGGTATGGGTTATATGCCTTTCTTTGGTGGAACCGAAGGAAACCTGATCTCTCTGGTCAATGATCCTGCCAACAGATGGATTCCCAGAGATTACGCTTTGGAACACGGTATAGATTTATCACTGGCGGAAAATCCAAACGCCCGTTTCCCGCGTATGCAATACGGCAATAACAGCAACAACAGCCAGCTATCTACATTCTGGCAGGGTGATGCACGGTATATCCGCTTACAGGAGGTCACACTGAGTTATAATGTGAGTCCGAACTTCCTTAAACGTGTAGGTGTGAAATCTATGGATCTTCAGTTTGTCGGAAACAACCTGTATATCTGGGATAATGTCAAAATATTTGATCCGGAACAGGCTGCCTGGGGCGGACGTAAATATCCTATACCATCGACTTACTCGGTACAGGCCTATATTAATTTTTAG